In one window of Patagioenas fasciata isolate bPatFas1 chromosome 34, bPatFas1.hap1, whole genome shotgun sequence DNA:
- the GABBR1 gene encoding gamma-aminobutyric acid type B receptor subunit 1 — protein MLPLLLLLLLPEPSGAAVHANLTEGCRIIHPPRDGGIRYRGLTPEEVRGVRLLPFDYEIEYVCRPEREILGPKVRKCQRDGSWTNMAQPSRCLRTCPRLQLSLENGVAVARAMERVPVEGTWAEFSCNPGFRLLGSPRSNCTKTGRWSTPKPVCELRRPFSGKKAVHVGALFPMSGGWPGGQACLPAVRMALEDVNSRRDILPDYELRLIHHDSKCDPGQATKYLYELLYNDPIKIILMPGCSSVSTLVAEAARMWNLIVLSYGSSSPALSNRQRFPTFFRTHPSATLHNPTRVQLFKKWGWTKIATIQQTTEVFTSTLDDLDQRVKEAGLEITFRQSFFSDPAAPVRNLKRQDARIIVGLFYETEARKVFCEVYKEKLYGKKYVWFLIGWYADNWFRIKDPAINCTEAEMAEAVEGHVTTEIVMLNPENTRSISNMTSQEFIEKLQKRLGKNPEETGGFQEAPLAYDAIWALALALNKTSAELVKKGLRLEDFNYNNKNITDEIYRALNSSAFEGVSGHVVFDASGSRMAWTLIEQLQGGVYKKIGYYDSTKDNLSWYNNDKWIGGAPPADYTKVITTFRFLSQKLFISVSVLASLGILLAIICLAFNIYNGHVRYIQNSQPYLNNMTAVGCTLALAAVFPLGLDGYHIGPGLFPFVCQARLWLLGLGFSLAYGSMFTKIWWVHTVFTKKEEKKEKRKTLEPWKLYATVGLLVGLDVVTLVVWQIVDPLHRTIEEFTKEEPKTDTDVSILPQLEHCSSTKMNTWLGIFYGFKGLLLLLGIFLAYETKSVSTEKINDHRAVGMAIYNVAVLCLITAPVTMILNSQQDAAFAFASLAVVFSSYITLVVLFVPKMRRLITRGEWQSEQQDTMKTGSSTNNNEEEKSRLLEKENRELEKIIAEKEERVSELRQQLHDRQQLRSRRRSSNPARDGDNNHLPPSLGSPPPPAAPPGPFYPPNLPLVRCLVSEQADKLGRGNCDGSRVHLLYK, from the exons atgctgccgctgctgctgctgctgctgctgccggagcccaGCGGGGCGGCCGTGCACGCCAACCTCACCGAGG GGTGCCGCATCATCCACCCCCCGCGGGACGGGGGCATCCGGTACCGGGGCCTGACCCCCGAGGAGGTGCGGGGCGTGCGGCTGCTGCCCTTCGACTACGAGATCGAGTACGTGTGCCGGCCCGAGCGCGAGATCCTGGGCCCCAAGGTGCGCAAGTGCCAGCGCGACGGCTCCTGGACCAACATGGCGCAGCCCAGCCGCTGCC TGCGCACGTGCCCGCGGCTGCAGCTGAGCCTGGAGAACGGGGTGGCGGTGGCGCGGGCGATGGAGCGGGTGCCGGTGGAGGGGACCTGGGCCGAGTTCTCCTGCAACCCCGGCTTCCGCCTGCTGGGGAGCCCCCGCAGCAACTGCACCAAAACGGGGCGCTGGAGCACCCCAAAACCCGTCTGCGAGC TGCGCCGCCCGTTCTCAG GGAAGAAGGCGGTGCACGTGGGGGCGCTGTTCCCCATGAGCGGGGGGTGGCCGGGGGGCCAGGCCTGCCTGCCCGCCGTGCGCATGGCGCTCGAGGACGTCAACAGCCGCAGGGACATCCTGCCCGACTACGAGCTGCGCCTCATCCACCACGACAGCAAG tGTGACCCCGGCCAGGCCACCAAGTATCTCTATGAGCTCCTCTACAACGACCCCATCAAGATCATCCTCATGCCCGGTTGTAGCAGCGTCTCCACCTTGGTGGCCGAGGCCGCTCGGATGTGGAACCTCATCGTG CTCTCGTACGGCTCCAGCTCCCCCGCGCTGTCCAACCGCCAGCGCTTCCCCACCTTCTTCCGCACGCACCCCTCGGCCACGCTGCACAACCCCACGCGCGTCCAGCTCTTCAAGAAGTGGGGCTGGACCAAGATCGCCACCATCCAGCAGACCACGGAGGTCTTCACCTCG ACTCTCGACGACCTGGACCAACGGGTGAAGGAGGCCGGGTTGGAGATCACCTTCCGCCAGAGCTTCTTCTCCGACCCCGCCGCGCCCGTCAGGAACCTCAAG CGCCAGGACGCCCGGATCATCGTGGGGCTCTTCTACGAGACGGAGGCGCGGAAGGTCTTCTGCGAG GTCTACAAGGAGAAGCTCTACGGCAAGAAGTACGTCTGGTTCCTCATCGGCTGGTACGCCGACAACTGGTTCCGCATCAAGGACCCGGCCATCAACTGCACCGAGGCCGAGATGGCGGAGGCCGTGGAGGGCCACGTCACCACCGAGATCGTCATGCTCAACCCCGAGAACACCCGCAGCATCTCCAACATG ACCTCCCAGGAGTTCATCGAGAAGCTCCAGAAGCGCTTGGGCAAGAACCCCGAGGAGACCGGAGGCTTCCAGGAGGCGCCGTTGGCCTACGACGCCATCTGGGCCTTGGCCTTGGCGCTCAACAAGACCTCGGCGGAGCTGGTCAAGAAGGGGTTGCGCTTGGAGGACTTCAACTACAACAACAAGAACATCACCGACGAGATCTACCGGGCCCTCAACTCCTCCGCCTTCGAGGGCGTCTCG GGTCACGTTGTCTTCGACGCCAGCGGCTCCCGCATGGCCTGGACGCTCATCGAGCAGCTCCAGG ggGGCGTCTACAAGAAGATCGGCTACTACGACAGCACCAAGGACAACCTGTCCTGGTACAACAACGACAAGTGGATCG GAGGAGCCCCCCCGGCCGACTACACCAAGGTCATCACCACCTTCCGCTTCCTGTCCCAGAAGCTCTTCATCTCCGTCTCGGTCTTGGCCTCCTTGGGCATCCTCTTGGCCATCATCTGCTTGGCCTTCAACATCTACAACGGCCACGTCCG GTACATCCAGAACTCACAGCCGTACCTGAACAACATGACGGCCGTCGGCTGCACGCTGGCGCTGGCGGCTGTATTTCCATTGGGGCTCGACGGGTACCACATCGGGCCGGGGTTGTTCCCCTTCGTCTGTCAG GCGCGGTTGTGGCTGCTGGGCTTGGGTTTCAGCCTGGCCTATGGCAGCATGTTCACCAAGATCTGGTGGGTCCACACGGTCTTCaccaagaaggaggagaagaaggagaagaggaag ACGCTGGAGCCCTGGAAACTCTACGCCACCGTGGGGCTGTTGGTGGGGCTGGACGTGGTGACCCTGGTGGTTTGGCAAATCGTGGACCCGCTGCACCGAACCATCGAG gagttcaccaaagagGAGCCCAAGACGGACACCGACGTCTCCATCCTGCCCCAGCTGGAACATTGTAGCTCCACCAAGATGAACACCTGGCTCG GGATATTTTACGGTTTCaaggggctgttgctgctcttgGGCATCTTCTTGGCCTACGAGACCAAGAGCGTGTCCACCGAGAAGATCAACGACCACCGCGCGGTGGGAATGGCCATTTACAACGTGGCG gtcCTTTGCCTCATCACGGCGCCCGTCACCATGATCCTCAACAGCCAACAGGACGCGGCCTTCGCCTTCGCGTCCTTGGCCGTCGTCTTCTCCTCCTACATCACCCTGGTCGTGCTGTTTGTCCccaag ATGCGCCGGCTCATCACGCGGGGCGAGTGGCAGTCGGAGCAGCAGGACACCATGAAAACCGGCTCGTCCACCAACAACAACGAGGAGGAGAAATCGCGGCTCTTGGAGAAGGAGAACCGCGAGCTGGAGAAAATCATCGCCGAG AAGGAAGAACGCGTCTCCGAGCTCCGCCAACAGCTCCACGACCGCCAACAGCTCCGGTCGCGGCGCCGCTCGTCCAACCCCGCGCGGGACGGTGACAACAACCACCTGCCCCCCTCCTTggggtcccccccgccccccgcggccCCCCCGGGTCCGTTCTACCCCCCCAACCTACCCCTGGTGCGCTGCCTCGTGTCCGAACAGGCGGACAAGCTGGGCCGCGGCAACTGTGACGGCAGCCGCGTCCACCTGCTCTACAAGTGA